GGGAGGGGCAGGCGGCGCAGCGGCGGGAAGGCGAGGCGGGGCCGGGGCCGCCGGGGGCGGGGGTTGGTGTGGGAGCGAGAAAACGGTGATTCTGCCGTTAGGAAAACTGGGCTTCGCAATTTTGCCATCCCGTAAATGGGATTCGCCTGTTTGCCATTCTCAAATGATACACACCCGCAAATATGCCCTGTGGAGGATTTGTTGCcaaattaaattttttttttgctgcgGCATCTTTTTCTTTCCGTTTTGCCCCTGAGCCTTATCCCTTCGTTCCTTTTCATTCACCGTATCTTCACGGGAGAGAGAGCACGGAGAGAACGGGAGAGAGACGAGACGAAGACGAACAGAGGGAACTGCTCCACCGCCGCCGATGCCGCCGACGGCCGACAGCAGCCCACCTCCTCGGCCCTTTCCTTCCCAGCCACGGCCTCCGCGCTAGGCCGCCGCCGCGTCCGTGCcaggccgctgccgccgccccgACGCGTCCGCGCCAGGACGCCGCCGCTGCCCCGACGCGTCCGCGCCAGGACGCCGCCGCTGCCCCGACGCCAGATATGGGTGAGGCTTCGTCTAGTTCGTCGTTCATCCCAACAGCTGCCCTTTCTCTGTATCCACTTGGCCCTAGCGGgatccctctcattccatgcccAGAATGTGGTGATAAAGTAGTGGAATGCAAATCCTAGAAGAACAACGGCAAAATTTTCTTCAAATGCGTAAACTACGATGAATTTGTGAGTATATAATGATCTGTTTTTGTCATATAGAAATGGATGAACTAGATACTGTGTCAAGATTTGGATAAATAGTTTGTGTTATGTATTGTCATTTCCACAGGCAGTGAAGAAATGTCCATTCTTTAGGTGGATTGATGCTTACAAGAAAGTAGTTGCAAAGAAGATTAGAGAAGACATGGAAAAGAAACGAAAAGAAGAAATGCAAGCTGCAGTAGCATACGAAGGTCATGGTGAAACTAAAGCCTTGGTCGAAATGAAGCCTAATTGCAGGATTTACGAGGAAGAGAGGATGGATCTCAAGATGGACAAGCTTATCGTTCTGGTGCAACTGTTGGTGGTGCTGTGTTTACTAATTGCAGTCCTAGTTCTTTTAGGTGTGGTAGTTCTTATTAGCAAGTGAAGTTGTTTAGTAACTGTGTTCTAGAAGTGTGGGGTACGACTCCTGGTGGTGGTCAGTTTAGTAACTGATTTGTAGAATGTGTTGTAATGACATCTAAGTCCTATGAAATGAAGATGTTTTTCTGGAATCTATCAGGTTTGAATTGCTGGCACTTTCTAATAGCTCAGGGAAGGATATTGTATTTACAATCAACAATCTGACGAGATTGATCGATGTTTTCTCCAACTTCAGTTATTTTTGCTTTCTTGATTAAATTGCGTGCAGCTCTCCTGCATCGTTCAAAAAAACAGCAATTTTGTTGTTTTAACCTCCAGAGGTTACTAAAACCTATAACATTGTTGTTTTTCTTGTCATGAAATGTAATTAGGCTTATACTGATTACGCCAATATGATTTGCTTTTTATTGATCTGCCAAGCTAGTTGTTTTAGTACCTAGTGCATGACGACAAGGACAGACTTGGTGCTCTTCGAATCTCTGATTGCTCCTTTTTTTTTGTGGGGGGATGCTATTTAAAGGCAAGGACACATGTATATGTGGTTCAGACGCCTAGCTTATCTACATTGCCCTCATTCTGTAAAACTCGAATCCACTTTTGATAAGGCTATTTAATAATTCCATTCATACCATTCTAGGGATGAtaaaggtgatcagagatttgCTTCAATCAGTGTGCAACCTATTATCCCAGGATGGAATTCTGGCCGAGGAACTGATACTGCTGCCCCCTTGCTGTTAAAAGGATTCCTCATGACCGCAGCATTCTTATTTGTAATCAGCAGAACCAGTAAACTCAGGTACATTCGGAAGCGTGTTGACCGTCCAATTCAAGCCAAAATACCTGcagagccagagtgaatttctgTTGTCCTCATTTCTGAACGTTAACGACATCACAGTTTTGGTGATCATCATTTCATAGTTTTGCCGCGCAAAGCTTGTTCTGGGAAAATAACCCATCCCGGCCGGCTTTCAATAGAATTTGGACAGAATTTTAACATAATTTCATGATCACAATAACATTCCAGCAAAGTACATGTCCAGTTAAATTCAAGATAGGTAGCATTTAAGTTACAATAACATAGGTCCAAATAAATTAAATAAGGTCCAGATACATAGATACATGTCCAGAGATATGTTTTCATAGAGATCTCCATTCTCATGATGGAGATACATGTCCAGATACAATTTAAGTTATAATTTCATGATGGACATAACATTCCAGACCGAAACCTTCAATTGGTTTTCAGTTTTCTTGGCTTGAGTTTTTTTGGTGGGCTCCTCTTTTGCACTGTCTTGTCTGGTGAGACACCTTCAGCTAGCAAGTTTTGCAGTTGGCTGCAATAAAAGTAGCACTATGAGTCCCTTGTATGAAAGCAGTATACAAGTATAAAAGAATGAGAATTAATGTGTAGCATACCCTCTTGTAACCCTATTGGGGCTGTTCTGTATGATCTGGTCCCTTGTGAGCCTTGTGGGGCTGGTGAGTGTATTTGGGGCTGGTGTAGGCATTTCTTGGTCATGGAGAGAAGCATCTGGGGCCGGTACTTCAATTTCTAAAGCATGCAAATCATCTAGGGCTGGTGGTGCGATTTCTTGGTCATGGAAAGCATTTGGGGCTGCTGGTTCAGTAGCAGTATCCTGAGATTTCTCTCCCTTCTTTGCTCTCTTTGTTGGGATTTTTGCATTCTCACCATACTTTGTTGTATTTTTTCTTGGCTTTCTTTTCCTGCAAGTTTGAACaaaaaaatatttaatttagttagCAAAACAAGTCATGGCAGCAAGTACATATAGTTGGGTCTTACCTTTTCTTAGTCCCATTAAGATGGCATttgtagcttgtttcaccatggcCTAATTCTCCACATCCCTTGCACTTTCTTTTGCCTCTAATCATTTTTTTCTTGCCCTTTTCTGCCTCATTTGCAGCTTGTTTATCTGCCTCATTTGCTGTTTCCTTGGCTGCCTTCTTTCCTTTGCTACCACCACCTTCAAGGAAGCTTTTGATCCTGAGTTTTCTGTACCGTCCAGCAGTCCTCTTGTCAAGTGGTGCCCTAACCCCAAAAGGCAAATCAATATCTGGCCACTGTGTTCTATCAGGCAATGGCTCTATAAGTCTCTTATAAGCTGCCTTGAACCTCTCAACAGAGTAATACTCATGCACAAAGTCCTCCATATGTACATTACTAGACTGTACACTTGTAATCAAAGCCAAAGCATGCTGGCAAGGCTTACCAGTATGCTGCCACTCAAGACAGGTGCACTCATGTAGAGAAGACTTAACAACATGTCTACTACGAGTGTTTGTGGTGTCCCAAATTTCAGCTGCAGCACTTCCACCATCTATAACAGTCAAGTGCCCAAGTCCTCTAGTTCTGGCTTTCAACTGTTGTATCACTGCTGGGAGGATCTTTCCAGTAAGCCTTTCTGAAATTTTTCTCCTTTTCGCCCATAGCACCATAATCATCTCTCTGAGTTTGTCTGCAAGCTCAACAACAGGAAGGTCTTTCCAGTCCCTGATCCAATTGTTGAACACTTCAGCAAGGTTATTAGTGATATAATCACATTTAATCTCAGGATTGAAGCCAGATCTCATCCAAAGCTTGTAATGATGAGCCTCCATCCAAACCAACACTTGAGGACTAGCTTCAATGACTGACTTGTAAAAATAATTGAAAACTGATTCTCTATAAGCTCTAGCTGCAGGATACATCTTAGAGAACACGTCACCACCAAACCTTTTAATGAAATTGTTCATTAGATGTCTAAAGCACTCCCTATGTTTAGCCTGCGGAAACACATTCTTAACTGCATTTTCTAGACCTTTGCACGCATCTGACGAAATAGCTAAAACAGGAAGATCTCCTATGGCCTTGTGCAACTGAGTCATAAACCAAGTCCAGTTATCTATTATCTCACCATCAATGAACCCAAAAGCAACTGGGTACATCCAGTTGTGACCATCTATACCACAAGCTGCAGCTAAATGACCATTCCATCTACCATTAAGTGCAGTAGAGTCTATGCTAAGGTATGGCCTGCATCCTTCTAAAAAACCTTCAATGCAAGGTTTCAATGCACAAAAAAATCTATGGAAATAGAAATTGCCATCTATCTCCTTGATGCCAATCTCAATAACACTACCTGGACACCTCTTCAGGACCTCTGCCCTCCAATTGAATAGCAGCTGAAAGCTCTCTTCCCATTTGCCATACAATTCTCTCAAAGCAATTTGCCTACCTCTACAAATAGTATCATAATGAATTATACACTTGTGGTCATCCTGTAAAGTTTTTTGCAGTTCCTTAGGGCCCATAGCTGTTTTCTTCCTAAGGAGATGTATTGCCTTTGAAGCAACCCAAGCACTGGTTGGTGTGGTAGTCTTCCTCCTAGCACTTGATTCACATGTATGCTTATCAACAACCACAGTTAcctgcaacaacaaaaaaatTAGTCAAGGCAACTAATATAGAAGGGCAAAAAACATTGGCAGCCTTAAAATTATTGAAGGGAAAAAATTAATGGAACGCAAAATGAAAGTTAGTACCATAACGGTGCACCCATCAGGCTGTCTACGCCCAACAAGATGCCAATGACAATCTTCTCCCCCCTTGCAACCTCCAATATATCTTTCAGGATCTGTTTTGACAACGTGTAGTTCAAACTCTTTATTTATAGCAAATTGTCTCACCGCCAATCTAAACTCCTTCATGTTAGAATAAACTGTGCCAAGATCCATATTGGGCCGATTTGGATCGTGCACCACAGTCCTCTCCCCTGGTAAATAGTCATCAACTTCAATGACTGCCCCAGTTGTATCAATTTCTTCAGTCCTCTGACAAGTATCGGTGTTCTGTTGATTGCTAGCTTTACTGGCTGCCTTTCTTGCCTTATCAACCTCCTCATCGTCAGCCCTAAACCCCAACAGCTCATACATCACCTCATCATCAACAATCTCAATTCTTCCCTCTTCATCTCGATTGTCCTCGATGCGTAGGCTATCCCAATCAACAAGAGGTGCCTGCATTTGCTGTGCAGGAGGTTCTACCAGTGCTAAGCTAAGATCAGGCTCCCCATCGAGCCTAGTAAAGAAATAAAAAGGTGGCATAGTTAGATTACCACCACATCTACACTGAGATCTCCATCTACACTTGTCGAGTCTCATCTACACGCTTGGACACAGTTAGATTACCAGCAAAGCAAGAATACGTACCCTTGGAAGAGATCTGGCCAGTTCTCCATCCACCACTTGGAGCAGCACCGACGTCGGCCGGCAGAGCCGGGACGCCTGGCTGGCTTCGGGGAAACCCAGGAGGTGCCCTGCAGTGGAccgtcggcggcggcgtcggaggcggcggtgctggcggcggcggggatccgttccctctctcccttgctTGACCTGGCGGCGTCGTCTGTATCCCGTGCGGAACGACCGTGAGTCTCCCGTGAATGAAGAGAAGAGACTCATGAAGAGAAGGCCTCCGTGATGCATCAGGGAGGGGCAAAACGGGTAGGCAAGTTTGCCATGGTAAAAAAAAAATAATTTGGCAACAAATCCTCCACAGGGCATATTTGCAGGTGTGTATCGTTTGAGAATGGCAAACGGACGAATCCCATTTGCGGGATGGCAAAATTGCAAAGCCCAGTTTTCATAATGGCAGAATCACCATTTTCTCTGTGGGAGCAGGGAAGGAATGGCGTAGGGAAGAAATCAAACGCGGGGAGCGGGATGGCTCGGGAGGGGAGGGGTTTTCGGACGCGTGGCGTGGGCCGTGGAGATCAATGAAATCGAACGCGGACAGCAGAACAGGTGGCCGAACGGGCGGCCGGGCCCGCTACATCACGGGCCTGCTAAGGCATGATCCGAGTATCCGACTGACTTGTCGAATTGTGTCGTGTCTGTTATGGACGGTGTGGTGTCTACATGCTAAGCACGGTCCAATAAGTGTCGTGCCTGGCTCGTTGGCACACCGAGCCCATCATGCTTGTGCCCAGTTCAGGTCCAACCATATTCTCTACGTAAAAAAAATTGTCCAGCTCAGTTTTTCATCAGAAATTTTAACTATGTACAAGTCATACAATTCATAAACAGTTAGAGATACCAAATTAATATACGTAGACCTTCGAACTATACAATAATAAGCTTATAGACAAAGACACGACACTATAAAGTTCAAACTTGATTCACAGATGCCAAGTTCAATCGTAGAAGATACCGATATGCATATAGCTGAAGACAAACTATAGAATTTAAACTTGATTATGTTTAGTGCAATGGGTGTCTCGTTAAAAACTTTTCTAGGTAAAAACTCACGCCTCACCAGGAAAAACCCTATAGGGGGAGTGCAACTAGCTCAAATGTTTATAATTATTACAAATTACACACTCTGGTTTAATTATCAAGATACAGATATTTAAAAGACTCTTGAAGCTCCAAATTCTCCATGGTGTGCTGAGTTTTTGTATCCCCTTGCTCCCAATCTTTCACCAAGGACAACATCTCCACCATCTCTAGACTTAAACGCCACCGATGGTCTTCGATGATCCTACCAATTAGACTAGCAGAAACAGAAACAGTCGAGACATCTTGTACATGCATTTAGTTGGATTGAATGACAATAGGATCAAATGTCTAACAAATTTGCTAAGTATTAAACAAAGATTTAATTAGATGGCATACACTTGGAGATATGATTTGTTATATGATTTGAAGTATACCAAAGATTCAACAAGAAGGaaaacttgatgatattccatATTATGTTGAAATGAAGCTAAAATAATGTATTGTTGtgaaaacaatctagttcaagcagaagacaacaatacaaataaaATCGATGAGATGACTTGTATGTTATGAAATATCATTGCACCATGTGAAGGCAAGCACAATTGTGAAAGGGTAAATGAGACATGAGGTTATGCATATGGATTGGTCGGAGTTTGCTTGTGAAATCAAGAAGATGAATATGGATTTCATGAAAATGATTTCAATGTATATTTATTTTTGGTTCAAATCACTATTTGTCTTGGGATGCCTTGAGAGGGTGAAAATAGCAAGGAAAGGACTTCAAATGACCAAGCAAATACGAATATGATCTTGCAAACGCCCTGTTCcgcagcactacttcagcagtactttcagcgaacgaacaatatttctctcataacaaatcagtatAAGCATCAGCAGCAACCAAATTTTAGCAAAACGAGCAGGGCCTCACTAATTTATACCACAACACGTGTTCCCAGTTCACCGGCCCCCTTCCTGTACTTGTAATGGTATGATTCGAAGTAACCCAAGATTAATTAGCTCTGTTTGGAACACCggaagtttttcaagtttccacATTTTTCTTTCGAAATTGAACTGATTTCTGTGAAATTTCTACACTTAACCGACGGGAACAAGCTAATTAGCTAAAAGAGTAAAAATGCATGGATAGTCCATTAACTTGTGATGGTGTATTGATTTGTCCCATCAGGCTTGAAAGTGTATTTTTGAGTTTAAAACCTTGATCAGTGGTACATGAATAGTTCATACCCCTTCGTTTTATGTTTATATTTGTAGAAAACCCCCTGtatttatttttctttcataagCTTACCCTTGCCTATGCTAGGCGCTGAGGCCGACGCTACGCTTCAGCACGCCGCACCGCCTGCGTGGATGCAGAAGTGCTCCAGCGCTAGCTTTAAGTCCGGCACGTAGGGCTTCACCTTCACGGCTCCGTAGGCGACGCAGCGGCTAGGAACCAGAGCTGCTCGAACAGAGGGAGCACGAGCGAGCCCAGCGTGGTGATGTTGGAGTGTAGCGCATCGTCGGCCATGGACATGAGCCCTTTGGAGGACAAAGCTGCTGCGGCCTGCACTGTAGTTGCACCACAACCCTATGCCCAAGCTGCACCACAACCTCCTGCAGCTATCCCGCCCTTCGTCACACCGCCCAAGCCGCCATGGTGGGAGGTGGACAGCGACTGCGTCACCGACGTCCATGGGGAGGAGCTCTGTCAAAGGAAGGAAGCGAGCCAAGACACATGAGGATGGTAGCTCTGAGCTGGAGCTCCCTGGCGCTCGCTCGTGGCCATAGCCATGGTGGTGCGCATGGCGGTGTGCGACGTGCTCTCGTGGAGGCGCTCATGGCCCGTGCCGCGGCCGCCCTCGCCTAGCCGCCTGACACCATCGTGGTGCACGAGACGGATGCCAACAGCGTGCCCAGCGAGCTCTACGACACGGCACAGCTGTACCTCGGTGCGCGCTGCCTCGCGTTGCCGCCAGAGCTGCACCTCCACAAGATGCAAGGCACGAGCGATGTCGTGGCATCGTTGCCGGATAACCACACCGCATGGGACACGTTCCGTGGGGTCTACGTCCTGTGGGCGTCGTGGCGCGCGGAGTCAAACGACGCCTACTCCCCGTCTGGGTTGTTCGATGATAGGGGCGGCGGCTGGTCGGGCAGGTTCAACCACTACCAGActcaggcgctttgccgagtgcctatgacactcgacaaatcctcatatacactcggcaaagatcactCAGCAAATCCGGTGatggcaaaggcctctttgccgagtgtcttttgttgggcactcggcaaaggctttaccgagtgccagcaaaacactcggcaaagaaaagttgcCTTACGGCGTCAATTGACGGTGATggccgctttgccgagcgcctcacggggggcactcggcaaagcccgccctctttgccaagtgtcacactcggcaaaggcagggaggctttgccgagtgtcttccttatgacactcggcaaaggaagggaggatttgtcgagtgccttactggtgacactcgacaaaggcagggaggctttgccgagtgtcttacttgtgacactcggcaaaggaagggaggctttgccgagtggctTACtggtgacactcgacaaaggcagagaggctttaccgagtgccttacttgtgacactcggcaaaggaagggaggatttgtcgagtgccttactggtgacactcggcaaaggtagggaggctttgctgagtgtcttacttgtgacactcggcaaaggaagggaggctttgccgagtggcttactggtgacactcggcaaaggcagagaggctttaccgagtgccttacttgtgacactcggcaaagactccctgcctttgccgagtgcaatggccatagcactcggcaaagcctcccagctttgccgagtgtcttggtcattgcactcggcataGCTGAGAAATTTGCTTTTTTTGCATTTTTTTGTTTattgcatccacacatacatatatcacacaaccatcacatatatatcacatatcaCACAACAATCACATATATCACACAACCATCACATATAATCCATAACCATGACAAATATCATCACAAGTTGTCCACAAGTATCACATAGTCCACAAATATCATCACAAGTTGTCCACAAGTATCACATAGTCCACAAATATCATCCAAGTGCCGCCACAAGTGCCACCATTCACAAATAAGCATCACAAGCACAAGTCCATCTACCTCTATTGTTGATGGCCACTCCACCGGTCCCATTGCGATGGAGGTGTGCCCTGAGCTGGAGGTGTGCCATGAACATCATTCGACGCCGCCGATTGCCCCTGCACAAAAGAGGCTCTTAGCATTTTGTGTGATCCGTCGGACGTCCGGCACATAGCATTTCCGATAATTAATTGGCTCCTGCTCCTACATAGCAGCTGCATGGAGGTTCTTATCCGCATTATTTCTGCGCACATACGTAATATAATTTGATTTGATCTTATTTGATTGGTGGAGCTAGCAAGCTTACCTTACTCAACTTTGTTTATCATCGGTTATGCAATCCATGTCAGCTCAGCAATGTAGAATCAATCAGCACTGTCAATGTGAATATATTTATTTTCTGATGCACCATCTGTGATCTCTACTTTATTTCAAATTATTTTCTTTTGGACCAGAAGAAAATGAATATCGATCATAGATTGTAGTAAAAGTTACTAGTCTAGCTTCTTTCTCGATTGAAAacaatggcaaaaaaaaaaaaatcaaaggatGGATGCAACTCTGTTCTCAAGATAAATATTGGGAGAGCAATCTTTTTATCATAATTTTTCTTTGTACTGACACACATATGCCCTTATTTTGGTACCCATATTTTCTATTACACATACACATGCATGTGAACATTTCTCCAAACGCCCATGAACTTTATATTGTCCCCAGTTATCTGATCTGCAGTAGCACAGATGACTAAACAGGTCACCTGCAGACCTGTTACAGTGATGCATGGATCATGGATGATGGATGCATGCACGCGTATCTCATTGACTGACACCAACGGGAGATGGATGCCATGCTGATGATATACTGCTggactgctgctgctggtgcagGAGGACAGACAAAAGCAAGCAAGCGCACGTCGTAGAGTACAACACTTGCTTGCTGCCCACTGTTCCGGCACCGATCGACACCAAGTACGCAGCACAGCCACAGGTCAATGTTCGGAGTCCAAACAGACTTCAGACACACACAAAcacagtactactactactactacagcgTTGGATGCTGCTAGCTACTGAGTGGATTTGGAGTAAACAAATGGCGATGCTGGGCGGCACCAGCCCGGTACAAGCAGGCGCGCCCTAGGCGGATGATGGGGCGATGTGGTTCCGACCAGCGACGGCGGCGAGAACCACTGTTGGAGGTGTGGGGCTTGACATGGTGCTGTGGGAGAGGATGAGGTGGGAGGTGGAGAGGGGAGGCCGGTGGGTTGCGGCCACCGGCAATGGCGACGAGTCTCGGATCTTCTATTTAAGTGGTGGTGTTAATTAGTTTGCTTGACTCTTGGATCTTCTATTTAAGTTCAGTCAAAGTCTAGAAAAAGCTGCGTTTCATGGCAGCACCAAACCCTATATGTATGTTAGTCGCTGACCCTATATGCTCCAACGTGGGCTAAAATTTAAAAAAGACACAAATGTGACATGTTTATTTGAATACGGACAGCGAATAAAAACTGGCAGAGACATCCTAAAGCTGTTGGACCTTTGGGATAGTAGAGTGCCAATGCACACTTTCCCAGAGCTTTTCTGCTTTGTGAAAGGAAAGACAACTGCCCTTGCAAAAGCCGCATTCACATATCATGGTGCATTTGTCTCAACATATCATTTGGATTCACATTCATATATCCATATCCACATTCACATTTAGATTTAAGGTAGAGAAACTCACAGGAGTGATAGCAGGATCATTTGGTGGAGTGAATATCATCGGTGGTGGAACATAGCCTGAGTGAGCTCCAAGATCTTGAATATACTGAAACATCTGCGCCATCCTCCGTcgatcctcctcagccctcgcctCAGCCTCCTCCCATCGCCTCCTCTCTtccgccacctcggcctataATATTTCACCCCAATGATACAACGCAAAGCAaaggtatgtaaaaatcaatgaacgacgaataaaacagaaataaccttgaGTGCCTACACCGTGTGCTATGTACAGTCCGGCCGTGTGCGTATGGCcaggctcgagctcgtgctccttgctcgaatctgggagagagacCTAGTACGGTCGGgtcgattgcgccgtcgccaatccagtaccgcccgttcttcttccctcctcccaacctcatgacgacttctccatcaaggtcctcagaGGTGGGATCATACTCtagcccatggacctcccttgccatcggtGAGGTGGGTGTGGATGGACGagttgctgtacgcctcgggcgggtcctccgggttgtagtggacgtcggacgtcgccttgcccttgtgggccattgcCCACGCCTCGAACTAGGAGACGGGcgcgccaccatgtgacgccgactgcgaaagAAACAACAGGATGATTAGAAATTTGCATAGTTGAGCTTTACAATAAAGAAATGGATTCAGCATACCCATTTAGCTGCGTAGGCCGGAAGGcaaaggttgccttgatggtgtggtgcaccaggcatcatcaaacgccgctcccgacaAGCGTTGTGCGTCTCCCACCACTCGAGGttgcaccacttgtccaccattgcCTCCCAGCAGTCTTCGTGCCCAGTACACCACCACGGAACCACCTACACGACATCAAGTATATGTAGATCAAATTAAGCTTatttaatcttagaaaaaatCAATATTAATCTTATATATTTACCTTCATGTATTGTTCCTTGGTAAGCgtctcctttcttgcctcttttttTGTGACCTTCCTAAACTCGAAGGTCGCGTTGTATGTCACGACGGCCTGGAggcgcgcctcgtagtgcatgtcaccCACGAGTTTGTGACAAGCTTTGTTAGCCGCCGCCATCGCTGCCACCTCCCATCCCGGCTCGCATATGAAGAAATCCTGTATGTAGACGCAATGTATCCTATCATTATttgaagaatgtccaatgaatgcgatgaaTTGAGCAGTGTAGTGAGAcgaagacttacccacagctccgTAATCACCCGCTCTGCCTTGTGGCCGTAGATCCTGCCATCCCAATCATATGCATCTGCGTAGACGACGTAGTGGGCAAACGTCCAGGCCAGCTGCAGCACTGCGACAAAGTCAACAAAGCCAGGGAAGTGTGTCTTGCACAAAAGACCAAGAACGCCATTGGGATGGCGTCC
This DNA window, taken from Miscanthus floridulus cultivar M001 chromosome 13, ASM1932011v1, whole genome shotgun sequence, encodes the following:
- the LOC136499268 gene encoding uncharacterized protein, coding for MYELLGFRADDEEVDKARKAASKASNQQNTDTCQRTEEIDTTGAVIEVDDYLPGERTVVHDPNRPNMDLGTVYSNMKEFRLAVRQFAINKEFELHVVKTDPERYIGGCKGGEDCHWHLVGRRQPDGCTVMVTVVVDKHTCESSARRKTTTPTSAWVASKAIHLLRKKTAMGPKELQKTLQDDHKCIIHYDTICRGRQIALRELYGKWEESFQLLFNWRAEVLKRCPGSVIEIGIKEIDGNFYFHRFFCALKPCIEGFLEGCRPYLSIDSTALNGRWNGHLAAACGIDGHNWMYPVAFGFIDGEIIDNWTWFMTQLHKAIGDLPVLAISSDACKGLENAVKNVFPQAKHRECFRHLMNNFIKRFGGDVFSKMYPAARAYRESVFNYFYKSVIEASPQVLVWMEAHHYKLWMRSGFNPEIKCDYITNNLAEVFNNWIRDWKDLPVVELADKLREMIMVLWAKRRKISERLTGKILPAVIQQLKARTRGLGHLTVIDGGSAAAEIWDTTNTRSRHVVKSSLHECTCLEWQHTGKPCQHALALITSVQSSNVHMEDFVHEYYSVERFKAAYKRLIEPLPDRTQWPDIDLPFGVRAPLDKRTAGRYRKLRIKSFLEGGGSKGKKAAKETANEADKQAANEAEKGKKKMIRGKRKCKGCGELGHGETSYKCHLNGTKKRKRKPRKNTTKYGENAKIPTKRAKKGEKSQDTATEPAAPNAFHDQEIAPPALDDLHALEIEVPAPDASLHDQEMPTPAPNTLTSPTRLTRDQIIQNSPNRVTRGQLQNLLAEGVSPDKTVQKRSPPKKLKPRKLKTN